From the genome of Halomonas sp. 1513, one region includes:
- a CDS encoding transcriptional regulator NrdR codes for MHCPFCGTHDTKVSDSRLVAEGDQVRRRRQCAECGERFTTYETAELVMPRVIKADGSRETFDERKLRAGMLRALEKRPVSAESIEAAVERIRQRLRARGEREVAALDVGEEVMQALKRLDQVAYIRFASVYRRFQDLDEFRAEIDRLAQEPSFSPNDDT; via the coding sequence ATGCATTGTCCCTTCTGCGGTACGCACGATACCAAGGTCTCCGACTCGCGGCTGGTCGCCGAGGGTGATCAGGTCCGCCGTCGCCGCCAGTGTGCCGAGTGCGGTGAGCGTTTCACCACCTACGAGACCGCCGAGCTGGTGATGCCGCGGGTGATCAAGGCCGACGGCTCCCGCGAGACCTTCGACGAGCGCAAGCTGCGCGCCGGCATGCTGCGCGCGCTGGAGAAGCGCCCGGTCAGCGCCGAGTCGATCGAGGCCGCGGTGGAGCGCATCCGCCAGCGGCTGCGCGCCCGTGGCGAGCGCGAGGTGGCGGCACTGGACGTCGGTGAAGAGGTGATGCAGGCGCTCAAGCGCCTCGATCAGGTCGCCTATATCCGTTTCGCCTCGGTGTATCGCCGCTTTCAGGACCTCGACGAGTTTCGCGCCGAGATCGA